From one Nothobranchius furzeri strain GRZ-AD chromosome 2, NfurGRZ-RIMD1, whole genome shotgun sequence genomic stretch:
- the LOC129165277 gene encoding cartilage intermediate layer protein 2-like isoform X1, whose protein sequence is MTKLMSLTVLAVLLLACMKPSIGIPPSQGPIIERLCWTSWYDRDNPGGKGDLEDLRNLRKEYPGEICRRPFEIQAVTVIGHIPAESTGQYFNAYNTYLGFICLNADQPFGKKCRDYKVRFRCPCRIPID, encoded by the exons ATGACCAAGCTG ATGAGTCTCACTGTTCTTGCAGTTTTGCTGCTTG CCTGTATGAAACCGAGTATCGGAA TTCCACCGTCACAGGGTCCCATCATTGAGAGACTGTGCTGGACCAGTTGGTACGATCGGGACAATCCAGGTGGAAAAGGTGACCTGGAGGATCTGAGGAACCTGCGGAAGGAATACCCTGGAGAGATTTGTCGCAGACCTTTTGAAATTCAGGCTGTCACTGTCATCGGACACATCCCAGCTGAAAGCACAGGGCAGTACTTCAATGC CTACAATACCTATCTAGGCTTCATTTGCCTCAATGCAGATCAGCCATTTGGTAAAAAATGCAGGGACTACAAGGTTCGCTTCAGATGTCCATGTCGAATTCCAATTGACTGA
- the LOC129165277 gene encoding cartilage intermediate layer protein 2-like isoform X2 gives MTKLMSLTVLAVLLLACMKPSIGIPPSQGPIIERLCWTSWYDRDNPGGKGDLEDLRNLRKEYPGEICRRPFEIQAVTVIGHIPAESTGQYFNAYNTYLGFICLNADQPFGKKCRDYKVRFRCPCRIPID, from the exons ATGAGTCTCACTGTTCTTGCAGTTTTGCTGCTTG CCTGTATGAAACCGAGTATCGGAA TTCCACCGTCACAGGGTCCCATCATTGAGAGACTGTGCTGGACCAGTTGGTACGATCGGGACAATCCAGGTGGAAAAGGTGACCTGGAGGATCTGAGGAACCTGCGGAAGGAATACCCTGGAGAGATTTGTCGCAGACCTTTTGAAATTCAGGCTGTCACTGTCATCGGACACATCCCAGCTGAAAGCACAGGGCAGTACTTCAATGC CTACAATACCTATCTAGGCTTCATTTGCCTCAATGCAGATCAGCCATTTGGTAAAAAATGCAGGGACTACAAGGTTCGCTTCAGATGTCCATGTCGAATTCCAATTGACTGA
- the LOC129165270 gene encoding cartilage intermediate layer protein 2-like, which translates to MTKLMSLTVLAVLLLACMKPSIGIPPTQGTVIERLCWTSWYDRDNPGGKGDLEDLRNLRKEYPGEICRRPFEIQAVTVIGNIPAESTGQYFNAYNTYLGFICLNADQPFGKKCRDYKVRFRCPCRFPID; encoded by the exons ATGACCAAGCTG ATGAGTCTCACTGTTCTTGCAGTTTTGCTGCTTG cCTGTATGAAACCGAGTATCGGAA TTCCACCGACACAGGGTACCGTCATTGAGAGACTGTGCTGGACCAGTTGGTACGATCGGGACAATCCAGGTGGAAAAGGTGACCTGGAGGATCTGAGGAACCTGCGGAAGGAATACCCTGGAGAGATTTGTCGCAGACCTTTTGAAATTCAGGCCGTCACTGTCATCGGAAACATCCCAGCTGAAAGCACAGGGCAGTACTTCAATGC CTACAATACCTATCTAGGCTTCATTTGCCTCAATGCAGATCAGCCATTTGGTAAAAAATGCAGGGACTACAAGGTTCGCTTCAGATGTCCATGTCGATTTCCAATTGACTGA